In Klebsiella aerogenes, the DNA window GATCAACGTCAGGGCGACAAACAGCCAGGAGTGGACCTGGAATGGCACGAAGAACAGTGAAATCGCCGTCACCAGAATCCCAACGCATAAACCACGTGCAACCCCGCCGCCGACATAACCGGCAATGACTACATGGGTTGGCACCGGCGCCACCAACAGTTCTTCAATGTTGCGCTGAAACTTGGCGCTGAAGAACGACGACGCCACGTTGGCGTAGGCGTTGGTGATCACCGCCATCATGATCAGGCCCGGCACGATAAACTGCATATAGGTGAAGCCGTGCATTTCGCCGATCCGCGAACCGATCAGGTTGCCGAAGATGACGAAATAGAGCGTCATGGTGATCACCGGCGGCACCAGAGTCTGGATCCAGATACGCATAAACCGGTGGATCTCTTTGGTCCAGATGCTTTTCAGCGCGACCCAGTAAAGCTGCATCATGCTGATTCTCCTTTCTTATCGTGCACCAGCGTGACAAACAGTTCTTCCAGACGGTTGGCTTTGTTACGCATACTTAATACCTGCACGCCCTGAGCGCTAAGCTGGGCGAACACGCTGTTGACCCCCTGCTCACGCAGTACTTCGACTTCCAGCGTCGAGGTATCGACCAACCGGTACTGGTAACCGTCGAGGGTCGGCAACGGGCTTTTCGGCGCAAGATCGAGGATAAAAGTTTCCGATTTCAGCTTCGCCAGCAGCGCCTTCATTGAGGTATTTTCCACCAGCTCGCCGCTCTGGATAATACCGATATTACGGCACAGCATCTCCGCTTCTTCCAGATAGTGGGTGGTAAGGATAATGGTGGTGCCTTTGTCATTAAGATCTTTCAGGAACCCCCACATCGAGCGGCGCAGTTCGATATCCACGCCCGCGGTCGGCTCATCGAGGATCAGCAACTTCGGTTCATGCATTAACGCACGCGCGATCATTAAACGACGCTTCATCCCACCGGAGAGCATCCGCGCGCGTTCGTTGCGTTTTTCCCACAAATCGAGCTGTTTTAGATACTTTTCGCTGCGCAGGACCGCTTCTTTGCGCTCAACGCCATAGTAACCCGCCTGGTTAACGACGATCTGCTGCACGGTTTCGAACGGGTTGAAGTTGAACTCCTGCGGCACCAGCCCGAGCTGGCGTTTGGCATTCACCACGTCTTTTTCCAGATCATAACCAAAGACGTTGACCTGGCCGGAGGTTTTATTCACCAGCGAACTAATAATGCCGATAGTCGTGGATTTCCCCGCGCCGTTAGGACCCAGCAGCGCATAAAAGTCGCCAGCTTCGACCTGCAGGTCAATGCCTTTCAGCGCCTGAACCCCGCCGGGATAGGTTTTCTTGAGCTGTTTTAATTCCAGAGCAATGGTCATTAAATGTCTCTTCTCGTGTCATAGCACGTAATTTCCCCAAATAATTCATGTTGCAGCCAACGCACCTGCAGCATGAAGTATGACGGGTAAAGGTTGTTTTCAAAAAGGTGAGCTTACCCTATATTAGCGCAACGCACTTACTTGGTTACAGGCCGTAAACGTCCATGAATGACATAGATACACTCATCAGCAACAATGCACTATGGTCAAAAATGCTGGTAGAAGAGGACCCCGGCTTTTTTGCGACACTGTCGCAAGCGCAAAAACCGCGTTTTTTGTGGATTGGATGTTCCGATAGCCGCGTCCCCGCGGAGCGCCTGACCGGCCTGGAGCCCGGCGAACTGTTCGTTCACCGCAATGTCGCCAATCTGGTGATTCACACCGACCTGAACTGTCTGTCGGTCGTGCAGTACGCGGTTGATGTCCTGGAAGTCGAACACATTATTATTTGCGGCCACTACGGCTGCGGCGGCGTACAGGCAGCGGTTGAAAACACGGAACTAGGGCTGATTGATAACTGGTTGCTGCATATTCGCGACATCTGGTTTAAACACAGCTCGCTGCTTGGCGAAATGCCGGAAGAGCGCCGTCTGGATACTCTTTGCGAACTGAACGTGATGGAACAGGTGTACAACCTGGGACACTCGACGATTATGCAGTCGGCGTGGAAGCGTGGACAAAAGGTTACAATCCACGGTTGGGCCTACGGTATTCACGACGGTCTGCTTCGCGACCTTGATGTGACTGCCGTGAGCCGGGAAACCCTCGAACAGCGCTATCGCCAGGGAATTTCCAACCTCAAAAGCAAGCACGCCAACCACAAATAGCCGTCGCGCTCACCGCCCCGGATAGCATCTGAGCCCTATCCGGGACAGCGAATATCATTACTCGTCCAGCAACGTCACTTTGCCGACGTACGGCAGATGACGATAGCGCTGGGCGTAGTCGATACCATAGCCGACCACGAACTCATCCGGAATCGCAAAGCCCACGAACTCAACCGGCACGTTCACTTCACGGCGGCTCGGTTTATCCAGCAGCGTACAAATCGCCAGAGATTTCGGCCCGCGCAGGCTAAGGATTTCACGCACTTTAGACAGCGTGTTGCCGGAGTCGATGATGTCTTCGACGATCAGCACGTCTTTACCACGAATGTCTTCATCCAGATCTTTGAGGATTTTGACATCACGGGTGGTGGACATGCCGCTGCCGTAGCTGGAGGCGGTCATGAAATCGACTTCATGCGGTACCTGCACCTCGCGGCACAGATCGGCCATGAACATGAATGAACCGCGCAACAGACCCACCAGCACCATTTCGCTGCCGCTGTCTTGATAGCGTTCATTAATTTGACGACCCAGTTCGGCGATACGCGCTTTGATCTCGGCTTCCGGGATCATCACTTCTACAGTATGTTTCATTAAACTAACCATTTGATTCTTAGGATAAATCATCAAAGCCGCTGCTATCGCATCGACGTTGACCGGCAAGCGATACAGTATACCAGCAAAACGAAATCAGCGGTGCAGTGAATAATAAAGCCATATTTGTGATTCCGATCACAGTTGTTAAATCCTATAATTAATTGCAGTTAAAATATTAACAACAAAAGAGTGTCTTTCTATGGCAGAAACAAAATCTCAACAATCACGGCTACTGGTGACGCTGACGGCGCTGTTCGCGGCGTTCTGTGGTCTGTATCTGTTAGTTGGAGGGGTATGGCTGGCCGCTATCGGCGGTTCCTGGTACTACCCTATCGCAGGCCTGGTCATGCTGGCCGTCACCGTCATGCTGTTCCGCGGCAAGCGCGCTGCATTGTGGCTATATGCCGCCCTGCTGCTGGCGACCATGATTTGGGGGGTATGGGAAGTTGGTTTTGACTTCTGGGCGCTGACGCCGCGCAGCGACATCCTGGTCTTCTTCGGCATCTGGCTGATCCTACCGTTTGTCTGGCGTCGTCTGCCAGTACCGTCTGCCGGCGCGGTGAGCGGTCTGGTGGTAGCCCTGCTCATCAGCGGCGGGATCCTGACCTGGGCCGGTTTCCATGACCCACAAGAAGTGAACGGCACGCTGAGCGCCGACGCGACGCCTGCCGCGCCGATCTCCGCCGTCGCCGACAGCGATTGGCCGGCCTATGGTCGTAACCAGGAAGGCCAGCGTTACTCGCCGCTGAAGCAGATCAACGCCAACAACGTGAAGAACCTGAAAGAAGCCTGGGTATTCCGCACCGGCGACCTGAAGCTGCCGAACGATCCGGGTGAAGTCACCAACGAAGTCACGCCGATTAAAGTCGGCGATATGCTCTATCTGTGTACCGCGCACCAGCGCCTGTTCGCGCTTGATGCCGCCACCGGTAAAGAAAAATGGCATTTTGACCCGCAGCTGAACGCCGATCCGTCGTTCCAGCACGTCACCTGCCGCGGCGTCTCTTATCATGAAGCCAAGGCCGATAGCGCGCCTGCCGACGTCGTCGCGGATTGTCCGCGCCGCATTATTCTGCCGGTCAACGATGGTCGTCTGTTCGCCATTAACGCCGATAACGGTAAGCTGTGCGAAACCTTTGCCAACAAAGGTATTCTCAACCTGCAGACCAATATGCCGGTCACTACCCCTGGCATGTATGAACCAACCTCGCCGCCGATTATCACCGACAAAACCATCGTCATTGCCGGGGCGGTCACCGATAACTTCTCAACCCGTGAGCCGTCAGGCGTTATTCGCGGCTTTGATGTGAATACCGGTAAACTGCTGTGGGCCTTCGACCCGGGCGCGAAAGACCCGAATGCGATCCCAAGCGATGAGCATCACTTCACCCTCAACTCACCTAACTCCTGGGCGCCTGCCGCCTACGACGCCAAGCTGGACTTAGTCTATCTGCCGATGGGCGTGACCACTCCGGATATCTGGGGCGGCAACCGTACGCCGGAACAGGAACGTTACGCCAGCTCCATCGTGGCGCTGAATGCAACGACCGGTAAACTGGCATGGAGTTATCAGACCGTACACCACGATCTGTGGGATATGGATATGCCGTCGCAGCCGACGCTGGCCGACATTGATGTTAACGGTAAGACCGTACCGGTTATCTACGCCCCAGCCAAAACCGGCAACATCTTCGTGCTGGATCGCCGTAACGGCGAACTGGTGGTGCCCGCACCGGAAAAACCGGTTCCACAGGGCGCGGCGAAAGGCGACTACGTCGCGAAAACTCAGCCGTTCTCTGAGCTGAGCTTCCGTCCGAAGAAAGACCTGACTGGCGCAGACATGTGGGGCGCCACTATGTTCGACCAGTTGGTGTGCCGCGTTATCTTCCACCAGATGCGCTATGAAGGGATCTTCACCCCGCCGTCTGAGCAGGGCACGCTGGTCTTCCCGGGTAACCTGGGGATGTTTGAATGGGGCGGTATCTCCGTCGATCCAAACCGTCAGGTCGCTATCGCCAACCCAATGGCGCTGCCATTCGTCTCTAAATTGATCCCACGCGGCCCGGGCAACCCGATGGAACCGCCGAAAGATGCCAAAGGCTCAGGTACCGAGGCTGGCGTCCAGCCGCAGTACGGCGTGCCGTTCGGCGTGACGCTGAACCCGTTCCTGTCGCCGTTTGGTCTGCCGTGCAAACAGCCTGCCTGGGGTTATATCTCAGCGCTGGACCTGAAAACCAACGAAGTGGTGTGGAAAAAACGTATCGGTACGCCGCAGGATAGCCTGCCGTTCCCGCTGCCGGTTCCCGTCCCCTTCAACATGGGTATGCCAATGCTGGGTGGCCCAATCTCGACGGCCGGTAACGTGCTGTTTATCGCCGCCACCGCGGATAACTACCTGCGCGCATACAACATGAGCAATGGTGAAAAACTGTGGCAAGCGCGTCTGCCAGCCGGTGGTCAGGCGACGCCGATGACCTATGAAGTGAATGGCAAACAGTACGTTGTCATCTCTGCTGGCGGTCACGGTTCGTTTGGTACGAAGATGGGCGATTATATCGTTGCCTACGCGCTGCCGGATGACGCGAAGTAAGACTGAAAGATGATACCCGGAGTCGGCGAAAACGCCTTCTCCGGGGACAATGCAAGCCCGGTATCGCACCGGGCTTTTTTACACCGTAAAGCCAAGCATCATACCGGTATCTTCATGCTCCAGCAGATGACAGTGGGCCATATAAGCAAACTCTTTCGGTGCCTGATGCTCGAACTTCACCAGCACTTCACTGACGCCGCCCTCCACGCGTACCGTATCTTTCCAACCGCTGCGATGCGCCGCTGGCGGCTGGCCATTTTCGCTGAGGATACGGAACTGAGTACCGTGAATATGGAAAGGATGTAGCATCATGTCGCCCTTGCCGGAAATCAGCCAGCGCTCATGCTGCCCGCTGGCAGCCGCGAACATCGGCACATTCATATCAAAGGCTTTACCGTTGATGCGATTGGCGTTGTGGAAATCAAAGCCCTTCTCTGACGAAACGCCATGCCCCATTCCGCCGCCATGGTTCATATTCTTCATGTTGCCGTGATTCATATTCCCCATGCTGCTCATGTCGCCATGATCCATCATCATGCCATGGTTCATGCCGGACATTGCCTGGTCGCCATATTTCGTCATCAGCGCCTGCATGCCCATCATATCGAGCATTGGGTCCATTGAGAGCTGCAGCGTCCGCTGCGTTAAACCGTCCATGGATGGCAGCGCGGGCATCGCCGCCAGCGTATCCGGTAATTTGCCGGAAGCGGGGATTAACACCGGTTGTACGCGCAGTACCGGCTGCGGCTTATCAAATGGCGCGATCGCCATTCCCATCTGGCTGACCGGCAACGTCATCAGGTCAAATGCCTTACCGTCGCTGGTGTCGATCAAAACTTCAAAACGTTCTCCCATCAGCACCGGCAATTCACTGACTTTGACCGGCTCGGCCAACAGGCCGCCATCACTGGCCACAACGTACATCGGGCGGCGATCGCTGGTAGCGAAATTCAGTGAGCGGGCGTTACAACCATTAAGCAGACGCAAACGTAACCAACCACGCGGCGGAGCGTGCTCCGGATACAGCGCGCCGTTCGTCAGGAGAGTGTCGCCGAACCACCCCACCGCGGCACTCATGATATCGAGCTGATAATCGATCTCCCCGTTAGCAGTGAACTTTTTGTCTTGCACGATCACCGGAACATCATCGATTCCCCACTGCTTCGGTAACAGCAGTTGCCCGCTTTCAACATCGTCAATCAGCACCAGTCCCGCCAACCCCATTGCCACCTGGCGGCCGGTTTTACCATGCTGGTGTGGGTGGAACCAGCAGGTGGCCGCCCGCTGCGTCGGGGTAAAACTTACCGTTCTTGACCCCCCCGCCGCGATCACCCCCTGCGGACCACCATCAACTTCACCGGGAACCTCCAGCCCATGCCAGTGAACGGTGGTTTCTTCCGTCAGGCGGTTGTGAATATCAACCGTCACCGCCTCGCCTTGCTTGAGTTTTAGCGCAGGCCCCAGCAGATTACCGTTGTAGCCCCAGGTGGGAGCGAGATGCGGACCAAACTGCGTTTTTCCGCTCTGAATAGTCAGCGTAATGCGATTGCGCGCGTCGGCGGTCAATAAATCCGGAACCGGCAAAGCCGGGCGGCCAGCGGCGAACACCGAACGGCTCCAGAGCGGTAAGGCACTGGCCGCCCCGATCGCGGCGGTTAATTTGATAAACTCACGACGTTGCATTTTCACATCCTTTTATTCTGCTGGTGAATATTTAAGCTTAAACCCTCCCGCAACGGGAAGGTCAAGCAGAAGGTTGTGAATAAAGCTCTGCGTGGTGTAAAGAAGTGTGCTAACTTTGGTTGTCCGTGTTCCAATGGTAGAAAAAATGAAGACGTTTTTCAGAACAATGCTGTTTGGCAGCCTGCTCGCCCTCTCCGCCAATAGCTATGCACTAAGCGAGTCCGAAGCGGAAGATATGGCTGATTTAACGGCGGTATTTGTATTCCTGAAAAACGATTGCGGCTATCAAAATTTGCCAAATACGCAAATTCGCCGCGCGCTGGTCTTTTTTGCCCAACAAAACCAATGGGACCTCAGTAACTACGACAGCTTTAATATGAAAGCGCTGGGTGAAGACAGCTATCGCGATCTCAGCGGTATCAAAATTCCTACCTCCAAAAAATGCAAAGCCCTGGCGCGCGACTCCCTTAGCCTGCTGTCCTACGTGAAGTAAGTTTTACCCCAGCCGCCCAACGGCGGCTGTCAGACATGTGATCATCTTCTCCCGCGCGTCTTATTTTGTTGGTAGATTAATTTATCGATAAAAAGCACTTTCGATAATAACGCATTCAACTTGCGGTTAATTGTAAAATTAACCTCGCCAGCGGCCACTCTTCTATTACAACAGGCTGGCACGTTAAATATTTTTCCGGTTATTCGCGTACTTTTGCTCACCGTTATTTTAAAGAACCGGTTCGCCGACGGTTTACTATTCACCATATCAATCTCTATCTATAGTTGGCTATGATGTGGTGTCCGCTTTGCGGGCACTACAGAAGTTAACAAAGGAGGAGTACGCCGTGGCCGATAGCAATCAGTGGCATGAGACGCTGCATGACCATTTTGGTCAATATTTTACCGTTGATAACGTGCTGTACCATGAGAAGACCGATCATCAGGATTTAATCATCTTCGAAAACGCGGCATTTGGCCGCGTGATGGCGCTGGATGGCGTGGTACAAACCACCGAGCGCGATGAGTTTGTGTATCATGAGATGATGACCCACGTCCCGCTGCTGGCCCACGGTCAGGCGAAGCACGTGCTCATCATTGGCGGCGGCGATGGCGCGATGTTACGCGAGGTGTCCCGTCATCCTCACATCGACACCATTACCATGGTGGAAATCGACGCTGGCGTGGTGTCATTCTGTCGCCAATACCTGCCAAACCATAATGCCGGTGCCTATGACGATCCGCGTTTTACGCTGGTGATTGATGACGGCGTGAACTTCGTCACCCAAACGTCACAAACCTTTGATGTCATTATCTCCGACTGTACCGATCCGATCGGCCCCGGCGAGAGCCTGTTTACCTCGGCGTTTTATGCCGGTTGTAAACGCTGCCTGAATCCTGGTGGGATATTCGTCGCTCAGAACGGCGTGAGTTTCCTCCAGCAGGATGAGGCCGTCGGCAGCCATCGCAAACTCAGCCACTATTTTAGCGACGTCAGTTTCTATCAGGCGGCGATCCCGACCTATTACGGCGGCATGATGACTTTCGCCTG includes these proteins:
- a CDS encoding ABC transporter permease, whose amino-acid sequence is MMQLYWVALKSIWTKEIHRFMRIWIQTLVPPVITMTLYFVIFGNLIGSRIGEMHGFTYMQFIVPGLIMMAVITNAYANVASSFFSAKFQRNIEELLVAPVPTHVVIAGYVGGGVARGLCVGILVTAISLFFVPFQVHSWLFVALTLILTAILFSLAGLLNAVFAKTFDDISLIPTFVLTPLTYLGGVFYSLTLLPPFWQGLSHLNPIVYMISGFRYGFLGINDVPLVTTFGVLVVFIVAFYLLCWYLIQRGRGLRS
- a CDS encoding ABC transporter ATP-binding protein, which encodes MTIALELKQLKKTYPGGVQALKGIDLQVEAGDFYALLGPNGAGKSTTIGIISSLVNKTSGQVNVFGYDLEKDVVNAKRQLGLVPQEFNFNPFETVQQIVVNQAGYYGVERKEAVLRSEKYLKQLDLWEKRNERARMLSGGMKRRLMIARALMHEPKLLILDEPTAGVDIELRRSMWGFLKDLNDKGTTIILTTHYLEEAEMLCRNIGIIQSGELVENTSMKALLAKLKSETFILDLAPKSPLPTLDGYQYRLVDTSTLEVEVLREQGVNSVFAQLSAQGVQVLSMRNKANRLEELFVTLVHDKKGESA
- the can gene encoding carbonate dehydratase, with protein sequence MNDIDTLISNNALWSKMLVEEDPGFFATLSQAQKPRFLWIGCSDSRVPAERLTGLEPGELFVHRNVANLVIHTDLNCLSVVQYAVDVLEVEHIIICGHYGCGGVQAAVENTELGLIDNWLLHIRDIWFKHSSLLGEMPEERRLDTLCELNVMEQVYNLGHSTIMQSAWKRGQKVTIHGWAYGIHDGLLRDLDVTAVSRETLEQRYRQGISNLKSKHANHK
- the hpt gene encoding hypoxanthine phosphoribosyltransferase; this translates as MKHTVEVMIPEAEIKARIAELGRQINERYQDSGSEMVLVGLLRGSFMFMADLCREVQVPHEVDFMTASSYGSGMSTTRDVKILKDLDEDIRGKDVLIVEDIIDSGNTLSKVREILSLRGPKSLAICTLLDKPSRREVNVPVEFVGFAIPDEFVVGYGIDYAQRYRHLPYVGKVTLLDE
- a CDS encoding glucose/quinate/shikimate family membrane-bound PQQ-dependent dehydrogenase yields the protein MAETKSQQSRLLVTLTALFAAFCGLYLLVGGVWLAAIGGSWYYPIAGLVMLAVTVMLFRGKRAALWLYAALLLATMIWGVWEVGFDFWALTPRSDILVFFGIWLILPFVWRRLPVPSAGAVSGLVVALLISGGILTWAGFHDPQEVNGTLSADATPAAPISAVADSDWPAYGRNQEGQRYSPLKQINANNVKNLKEAWVFRTGDLKLPNDPGEVTNEVTPIKVGDMLYLCTAHQRLFALDAATGKEKWHFDPQLNADPSFQHVTCRGVSYHEAKADSAPADVVADCPRRIILPVNDGRLFAINADNGKLCETFANKGILNLQTNMPVTTPGMYEPTSPPIITDKTIVIAGAVTDNFSTREPSGVIRGFDVNTGKLLWAFDPGAKDPNAIPSDEHHFTLNSPNSWAPAAYDAKLDLVYLPMGVTTPDIWGGNRTPEQERYASSIVALNATTGKLAWSYQTVHHDLWDMDMPSQPTLADIDVNGKTVPVIYAPAKTGNIFVLDRRNGELVVPAPEKPVPQGAAKGDYVAKTQPFSELSFRPKKDLTGADMWGATMFDQLVCRVIFHQMRYEGIFTPPSEQGTLVFPGNLGMFEWGGISVDPNRQVAIANPMALPFVSKLIPRGPGNPMEPPKDAKGSGTEAGVQPQYGVPFGVTLNPFLSPFGLPCKQPAWGYISALDLKTNEVVWKKRIGTPQDSLPFPLPVPVPFNMGMPMLGGPISTAGNVLFIAATADNYLRAYNMSNGEKLWQARLPAGGQATPMTYEVNGKQYVVISAGGHGSFGTKMGDYIVAYALPDDAK
- the cueO gene encoding multicopper oxidase CueO translates to MQRREFIKLTAAIGAASALPLWSRSVFAAGRPALPVPDLLTADARNRITLTIQSGKTQFGPHLAPTWGYNGNLLGPALKLKQGEAVTVDIHNRLTEETTVHWHGLEVPGEVDGGPQGVIAAGGSRTVSFTPTQRAATCWFHPHQHGKTGRQVAMGLAGLVLIDDVESGQLLLPKQWGIDDVPVIVQDKKFTANGEIDYQLDIMSAAVGWFGDTLLTNGALYPEHAPPRGWLRLRLLNGCNARSLNFATSDRRPMYVVASDGGLLAEPVKVSELPVLMGERFEVLIDTSDGKAFDLMTLPVSQMGMAIAPFDKPQPVLRVQPVLIPASGKLPDTLAAMPALPSMDGLTQRTLQLSMDPMLDMMGMQALMTKYGDQAMSGMNHGMMMDHGDMSSMGNMNHGNMKNMNHGGGMGHGVSSEKGFDFHNANRINGKAFDMNVPMFAAASGQHERWLISGKGDMMLHPFHIHGTQFRILSENGQPPAAHRSGWKDTVRVEGGVSEVLVKFEHQAPKEFAYMAHCHLLEHEDTGMMLGFTV
- a CDS encoding YacC family pilotin-like protein — encoded protein: MKTFFRTMLFGSLLALSANSYALSESEAEDMADLTAVFVFLKNDCGYQNLPNTQIRRALVFFAQQNQWDLSNYDSFNMKALGEDSYRDLSGIKIPTSKKCKALARDSLSLLSYVK
- the speE gene encoding polyamine aminopropyltransferase, with amino-acid sequence MADSNQWHETLHDHFGQYFTVDNVLYHEKTDHQDLIIFENAAFGRVMALDGVVQTTERDEFVYHEMMTHVPLLAHGQAKHVLIIGGGDGAMLREVSRHPHIDTITMVEIDAGVVSFCRQYLPNHNAGAYDDPRFTLVIDDGVNFVTQTSQTFDVIISDCTDPIGPGESLFTSAFYAGCKRCLNPGGIFVAQNGVSFLQQDEAVGSHRKLSHYFSDVSFYQAAIPTYYGGMMTFAWATDNEALRHLSTEIIQARFHSANLQCRYYNPAIHTAAFALPQYLLDALAAS